The DNA segment CGGTAGAACGTCACCATGGGCTTGTGCTGCTTCGCGACCTGCAGGGTGACGGTGCCGGAGGTGACCAGGGCGTAGTCGCACCAGCGGACCACCGCGTCGGTCTCGCCGGCGGTGATATGGAGCCCATCGGGCCAGCCGCCGAGCTGGGATGCTCGGGCACGAAGCTGGTCCGCGACGTCTTCGCGGACGGCCGCGACACAACCGGCGAGGCTGGGGAAATCGGCCCGGAGTCGGCGGAAGGCATCGAGCAGGACCGGGAACGCGGCGAGTTCGGCGGGGCGGGAGCCGGGCATGAAGGCGATCTTGGGAGATCCGCCGCCGAAGGTGAGGGCGCGGCGATCGAGGGCGGCGAAGTCGGTTTGGGCGTCGAAGAGCGGGTGGCCGATGAACCGAGCCTTGACGCCGCGGGCGAGGAACCACGGCTCTTCGAACGGCAGGACGCAGAGCACCAGATCGGTGAGGCGTCGCAGTTTGCGGACGCGCCACTCGCCCCACGCCCACATCTGAGGGGCGACGAGGTGGACGATGTGGATCTTGCGCTGGCGCGTGATCTTGCAGATGGGGAAGTTGGCGCCGGGCGAATCGACGGGAATATGAACCGCGATGTCATGCGATTGGAGCCAGGCGCGGACCCGGGAGTTGATGCGGTGGTGCTCGACGATCTTGCCGATGCCCGGGACGCCCATGATCGCGGCGTCGCCGGTGCGTTCGACAATGGTCGCGCCGGCGCGTTCCATGCGTGGGCCGCCCCAGGCGTAGATCGGGAGCGTGGGGTGGCGTCTGCGCAGGGCGGCGATCACGGTGGAGGCGTGGTCATCGCCGCTGGGTTCGAACGCCGTGAACAAGAGCGCAGGCTGGCGACCCTGGGCGGCGGGGGCGGGTGGGGGCGCGGTCGTGGAGGCGGCGACGCTCATCGGCGCGAACGATAGGCGGTGAGGGTTTTGGCGGGCTTAGAAGCCCGCGGCGGCGAGCCAGGCGGAAGGGAGGCGGTCGAGGGCCGAGGCGACGGCGAGCAGGCTCTCCAGGCTGGGGAGGTGGGAACCGCGCTCGATCGAGGAGAGCTGGCTGACGGAGATCCCGCAGGCTTCGGAGAGGTCCTTGAGCGTCCATCCCTTCTCGGTGCGGGCGAGGCGGATCTGGCGACCGAGTTCCTGCCTGAGCCGATCTTGGGGGCGACGGCCGAGGCCGAGACTGGCGACCGCCTGGCCAAGGGTCTTGTTCAGTTCCTGGAGGGAGAAGGGCTTGGCGAGGTAGTCGAAGGCATCCTGCTTGAAGGTCTGGCGCATCGAGTCGAGGGAGGGGTACCCCGTGACGACGACCACGCACTGGCGGGGCCACCGGCGACGGATCTCCTGGAGCACCGCTTCGCCGTTGTGGCGGCCCATCTTGATGTCGAGCAGAACGACGTCGGGCAGGTGAGCCTCGCAGGCCGAGAAGAACTCGTCGGGCGTCGCGGCGGTCCGGACGTCGTGCCCCGAGGGCTCAAGGACGGCGCGGATGTACTGGCGGAAGTCGGCATCGTCATCCAGCGCGACAATCGACAGGGGTGGAAGGTCCTGGTCGGGCGAGGACGGTGATTCGCCGGCGTGCGGGGCGCCTGGTGTCACGGGGTGCTCCGGGTGGGGGCGAGTGTACCTGGATCGGCGGCGGCCGCGCTGGTGTCGGGCGTGTAGACCCGGGCGGCGGACTTGGGGAGCAGCACCTCGAAGACGGCGCCGCGGCCGTTCTGTCGGTTGCGGACGACGATCAGGCCGCCGTGTTCCTTAACGATGCCCTCAGCCACGGCCAGGCCCAGCCCGGTGCCGTGCGCGTCGAGCCGGGTCGACGCAAAGGGCTCGAAGAGTCGGCCGAGGACCTCGGGGTCGATCCCGGGGCCGTCATCGGCGACCGAGAGGGAGATCCACTCCCGGCCATCGCGCTCGGCGTCTTCGGCGGCGACGACGATCGTGCCGGCGCCGTCCATGGCGTCGACCGCGTTGCGCAGGAGATTGACCAGGACCTGGACAATGCGGTCTGCATCGCACTCCACAATGGTGCCCTCGGCGACGGAGTCGGCGAACTCGACGGCCCGGGCGTCGCGGTCGAGGCGGACCAGGGTCCATGCTTCCTCGACGAGGCCCCGGATGTCAGCGGGCGCCGACTTTGGCGGGCGGACGCGGGCAAAGTCGAGCAGGCTCTCGCTGAGACGCTCCAGTCGACCGACGACGCGGAGCATCAACTCCAGTTCCTCCTGCGACACACCGGCGCCGCGGCCGTGGACGAGTTTCTCCGCCAGGCCCTTGAGGACCGCCAACGGCGTGTTCATCTCGTGGGACAACCCGGCGGAGAGAAGCCCGAGGGAGGCGAGGCGATCGGCGTCGGCGAGGTTCTGGCGGGCGGTCTCGAGCAGGTGGTTCTTGCGCTTGAGGTCCGCGGCGGCCTCGGCGAGCTGGCGGGCGGACTCGGCGAGGTCGCGCTCGTGCCGACGGATGGTCAGGATGGAGTGGTTGCGCGACCGCATGATCTCGCCGAGTTCGTCCGCGGGGATGGCGGATTCGTCGATCAGCTCGGCGGTGCGGCGGCCCTGCTGCACGGCCAGATCGGCCTCGCGCATGAGCCGGATCGGCTCGTAGACCTGCTTGGGCAGGATGAACAGTTCGAGCGTGGCCGCCACGAGCGCGTACACCGCCAGAAGAGCGAGGGTCATCAGGAGGTACAGGCGGAGCACGGCGCCGCGCGCCGCGGCCAGGCGGGAGGAGACTGCGATAAACGATCGCTCGGGCGCCGCGTCGGGATCAAACGCGACGACCATGGGCCCGGCGGAGGCATCGACCACGACCGGCTCCCGCGGCGTGGCGCGGGCTTGAGCGGCGACCTCCGGAGAGAGCTGGAGCGATTCGGGCGTCCCACGGCTGACGTCAACACCCTCGGTGTCCGGTGCGCCACGGAGGTGGGTCCCCAGAACGATCAGTGCTTCGTGGGCCTCGGCGCGGCGGACGACCTCATTGATCGCAGGGCGGAGCGAGAGCGCCAGCACGCCAGCAAGCACCAGCGAGAAGCACGTGTGCAGGACGATCAGCTTCTTGCGGATGCGCATGCCCGCGAGGATGCCCGACGGGCGCGCCGGGTCCATCGCATCAGGAGGCCGACGAGGCTCGGGGGGGGCGGTGGTCACGCTACAGTCGCCGGTGAGGCCGCAGAACCATGGACAACGTGTCGCACTACAGAGGGTATCAGCCGCGCCGGCGCCGCCGCTGGGGGACGCCGCCCGCGATCGGGTGATCCGCGCAATCGCGGAACAGGTGCCACGGTTCCCGGACCTGGAACTGTCCGGAGTGGATACGACGGCCCTTCGGTCGATCGACGGTGCGTTCGCCCACGCGCTCTACGACGCCGTGATCCGCAGGTGGCTGACGCTGACGTTCATCCTGAACCGGTACGCGCGCCAGCCGATGGACCGGATGGAGCCGGCCATGCAGGCGGTGCTGCTCGCCGGCGCCGCGCAGTTGATGCTCATGGACCGCGTTCCGGCTCACGGGGCCATCAACCAGGCGGTGGAATGGGCCAAGCGTTCGATCCGCCCCGGCTCGGCCGGGCTGGTGAACGCGGTCCTGCGACGGGTCGCGGCCTTGCGTGGGGATGCCGCCGCGCGCCGGGATCGGTGGACCAACCTGCGGGACGAGATCCCGGCGTCCGACG comes from the Phycisphaeraceae bacterium genome and includes:
- a CDS encoding HAMP domain-containing histidine kinase, whose amino-acid sequence is MTTAPPEPRRPPDAMDPARPSGILAGMRIRKKLIVLHTCFSLVLAGVLALSLRPAINEVVRRAEAHEALIVLGTHLRGAPDTEGVDVSRGTPESLQLSPEVAAQARATPREPVVVDASAGPMVVAFDPDAAPERSFIAVSSRLAAARGAVLRLYLLMTLALLAVYALVAATLELFILPKQVYEPIRLMREADLAVQQGRRTAELIDESAIPADELGEIMRSRNHSILTIRRHERDLAESARQLAEAAADLKRKNHLLETARQNLADADRLASLGLLSAGLSHEMNTPLAVLKGLAEKLVHGRGAGVSQEELELMLRVVGRLERLSESLLDFARVRPPKSAPADIRGLVEEAWTLVRLDRDARAVEFADSVAEGTIVECDADRIVQVLVNLLRNAVDAMDGAGTIVVAAEDAERDGREWISLSVADDGPGIDPEVLGRLFEPFASTRLDAHGTGLGLAVAEGIVKEHGGLIVVRNRQNGRGAVFEVLLPKSAARVYTPDTSAAAADPGTLAPTRSTP
- a CDS encoding response regulator, encoding MTPGAPHAGESPSSPDQDLPPLSIVALDDDADFRQYIRAVLEPSGHDVRTAATPDEFFSACEAHLPDVVLLDIKMGRHNGEAVLQEIRRRWPRQCVVVVTGYPSLDSMRQTFKQDAFDYLAKPFSLQELNKTLGQAVASLGLGRRPQDRLRQELGRQIRLARTEKGWTLKDLSEACGISVSQLSSIERGSHLPSLESLLAVASALDRLPSAWLAAAGF